A stretch of Toxoplasma gondii ME49 chromosome V, whole genome shotgun sequence DNA encodes these proteins:
- a CDS encoding hypothetical protein (encoded by transcript TGME49_284780~Predicted trans-membrane domain (TMHMM2.0):47-65:74-94:95-118:127-147:153-176:343-366:864-887:910-930:1008-1028:1037-1060:1072-1095), with protein MKLLRFLWPYGVSYRRPEGQEAEWTTATIFPAQSSVAANVARRFEKGIRLALGGALVYVLSMIDIPSLDYSFRYVAPFVYWVVASLTPPFWSTVPLLLFAGLFCIVCVCGCVSALVALMTLGDPHGKIATVLIFALFVLWALGLNVGKYKEMTVIGSYIFMYVMPLATLIALPYGVGGVTIPISAEIIAKMKALLEQAAGTPEALEAIIKVLAGYLGEDPASVQSFIDKFFSDPRFVNLIILKINAQTHANVPLFPFNGKIDPVVVLQKLVKLFFSLFSGDELIDLHFPLKDVNELDPAYNWLNGAPCSVYGTLNSGIYVTVETGLWLINVLWTADGRVGFLRNLIAFAALGYAIWILVMLIPPIHRQRDVVRRDMANCTININRCLRATREVLHCLEGPRGPVGQDGGRNDSRCALSPSGRSNDPTRHRPACPPAGSPTGAGGASSNSHTVNTPYRGSSHQEDNSRGGCKSLGVSHGTGLGSSPSYIKAISFSSAKFVEAVVPLKQSIIKLTEDQKRVFMSAMEPYMLSVGPRVFVMKEVNEVRERLLQCATYVQQLCKVLFDVVRTSVVSSEFSIWTPTVYKIEAIIAKAEELYQTCGELIMMQPATINREGQREIVDEKLAHLKELEAQLASLHQEISTLANEATDKVFYEFGGPPRSTEDDQLSSRRRSPSASPASNVDTPSPTSPVGPKKIQDMEAARPAQPTTQSEGEFGSSPPSLLEAGIPAPQESPEVVGHLESFGSPSRQHDPTEGVAGAVGPVDGAPPKRGNSERFEGRQGTDGVADARTRRFHTHVGHKCVSKYSTSFASLDQKEARNVSRTMDHMPLSMALIAKYHAAYKEPVALARAVQALHEAQRRKSWKNVLLNIAFPLLPMVVHAARLTITPLQQFMFWRKTWRGRDAWWRDPEFWHLVKFFIPMITLFSLAVFNKDVLQYTWGQQLTDDPMILDYCLQGITTRTVPWIMLGFLTCLQTTYNGTVFRGMNRSVGIIAGSGAAWVVMYVCGDSVAKIVCFSVAMLFVVVFTTTDTQNPNYGFHSVWGYAGMVFTYTHALIVGLSFESLGGLTGSRDYLVVTRIFSNLIGILLAIVVAHLPPVCSGNNSAAERYGDSLKCCAKAIEKTVQYFLEASEPVNDPVLQKVSNFQFNTQVPRPATNSPESFATTDTLHQASRLDAFSPAVAHADAAGAVTVAAAAQNAVHGTVPVEINESSALTSAAADKAGSQAKAASPCGNSKGTDGVPLCGGFEGGANGATMPSVRDMAEDSLQEALRLVRGPAADYLEAGQRFYKEGCSKLVYFPWHTNPVLEEVYLAVGSMRNRVEDMCELLKDFMTEGYGLDDRMFAFSEPAVIDKEEENLSGKQARPGSSLGDVAEAPTQQCKESPEAGGERASGAEAGERAADGTASPPEIVVHAAASSKIERGFGDKRKGSLYVLKEGNATAITELFKTHSGAQLRREMAVAVRALTELTDAVTMELRLLVPTTVDRFMTGISFSRKKTQVDPELPDAVHERCRDHAETAFSHLLLTLSSCLVEHRLLFEDSIARRRAAAFTVMAIIYYLDMQKRSLDIIRESLVARRGNNPQDSWCPWCCRPGVETLGID; from the exons ATGAAGCTTCTAAGGTTCCTCTGGCCGTACGGGGTGTCGTACCGTCGGCCAGAGGGACAAGAGGCAGAATGGACAACAGCTACGATTTTTCCAGCACAGTCGTCTGTCGCTGCCAATGTCGCGCGACGGTTCGAAAAGGGCATTCGTCTGGCGTTGGGAGGTGCGTTGGTGTACGTTCTCTCGATGATCGATATTCCCTCGCTTGACTACTCTTTTCGGTATGTTGCTCCATTCGTCTACTGGGTGGTCGCCTCCCTCACGCCACCGTTCTGGAGTACTGTGCCACTCCTGCTTTTCGCTGGCTTGTTTTGTATCGTCTGCGTTTGCGGGTGTGTGAGCGCACTGGTGGCCTTGATGACCCTCGGCGACCCGCACGGAAAGATTGCAACAGTCCTTATATTTGCTCTGTTTGTGCTGTGGGCCCTTGGATTAAATGTGGGGAAGTACAAGGAGATGACCGTCATAGGTTCCTACATTTTCATGTATGTGATGCCGCTCGCAACGCTCATTGCACTGCCATATGGTGTGGGAGGAGTTACGATTCCCATTTCCGCGGAGATCATCGCGAAAATGAAGGCTTTGCTAGAACAGGCAGCGGGAACGCCGGAGGCGTTGGAAGCGATCATTAAGGTTTTGGCTGGTTACTTGGGAGAAGACCCCGCGAGTGTACAGTCATTCATAGACAAGTTTTTTTCAGATCCGCGATTTGTTAACCTGATTATCCTGAAAATCAACGCCCAGACACACGCAAACGTGCCACTGTTTCCATTCAACGGAAAAATCGATCCCGTGGTCGTCCTGCAAAAGCTTGTAaaactctttttttcgcttttctctggagacgagCTCATCGATCTCCACTTCCCACTCAAAGACGTCAATGAACTAGATCCAGCGTATAACTGGCTCAATGGTGCTCCGTGCAGTGTGTACGGGACACTTAATTCGGGTATCTACGTCACTGTCGAGACGGGCCTTTGGTTAATCAATGTTCTCTGGACTGCCGACGGCCGAGTGGGCTTTCTGCGTAATCTCATTGCATTTGCTGCTCTTGGCTACGCCATTTGGATCCTCGTGATGCTCATACCTCCCATTCATCGGCAGCGCGACGTCGTCCGGAGAGATATGGCAAACTGCACTATCAATATCAACCG ATGCCTCCGAGCGACGCGAGAGGTACTTCACTGTTTAGAGGGTCCCCGAGGTCCAGTGGGGCAAGATGGAGGACGAAATGACTCGCGCTGTGCATTGAGTCCATCTGGACGGAGCAACGATCCCACCAGGCATCGTCCTGCTTGTCCGCCTGCCGGATCACCAACAGGCGCGGGTGGCGCCAGCAGCAATTCCCACACGGTCAATACGCCTTACCGTGGCTCGAGCCATCAAGAGGACAACTCAAGGGGAGGGTGTAAGAGTCTGGGAGTCTCGCATGGAACAGGGCTAGGTTCAAGCCCGTCGTACATAAAGGCaatctctttctcctcagcaAAATTTGTAGAGGCAGTCGTGCCGTTGAAGCAGTCCATTATTAAACTGACTGAGGATCAAAAGCGTGTGTTCATGTCGGCGATGGAGCCTTATATGCTTAGTGTAGGTCCAAGAGTTTTCGTGATGAAGGAGGTGAACGAGGTTCGGGAGCGGCTTCTTCAGTGCGCCACTTACGTGCAACAGCTTTGCAAAGTGCTGTTTGACGTTGTACGGACGAGCGTAGTTAGTAGTGAGTTCTCCATCTGGACACCGACAGTGTACAAAATTGAAGCGATCATCGCGAAGGCCGAGGAGCTTTACCAGACTTGTGGAGAGCTCATCATGATGCAGCCTGCAACAATCAACCGCGAAGGACAGCGTGAGATTGTGGATGAGAAGCTTGCACATCTGAAAGAGCTCGAGGCGCAACTTGCCAGTCTGCATCAGGAAATTAGTACTCTCGCGAACGAAGCAACTGACAAAGTTTTCTACGAGTTCGGCGGTCCTCCTCGGTCTACTGAAGACGATCAGTTGTCCAGTCGACGTCGTTCTCCCTCGGCCTCCCCAGCCTCCAATGTTGACACACCATCGCCAACTAGCCCAGTAGGCCCGAAGAAGATCCAAGACATGGAAGCAGCCCGTCCAGCGCAGCCGACGACTCAATCAGAAGGCGAGTTCGGCTCATCGCCGCCGAGTCTTCTCGAAGCGGGTATCCCAGCCCCCCAAGAAAGTCCTGAGGTTGTTGGGCATCTCGAGTCATTTGGATCGCCGTCAAGGCAACATGATCCAACTGAGGGGGTTGCTGGTGCTGTGGGTCCGGTAGATGGAGCACCGCCAAAACGTGGAAATTCGGAGAGGTTTGAGGGCAGGCAGGGTACTGATGGAGTTGCGGACGCAAGGACGCGGCGATTTCACACTCACGTGGGTCACAAATGCGTCTCGAAGTATTCGACATCTTTTGCTTCCTTAGACCAGAAGGAGGCGCGAAACGTCAGCAGGACGATGGACCACATGCCGTTATCGATGGCACTTATTGCCAAGTACCATGCGGCCTATAAGGAGCCGGTAGCTCTGGCGAGGGCTGTCCAAGCGTTACACGAGGCTCAACGACGTAAATCGTGGAAAAATGTTCTCTTGAACATCGCATTCCCCTTGCTCCCGATGGTGGTTCACGCGGCAAGGCTTACTATTACACCTCTTCAACAATTTATGTTCTGGCGCAAGACGTGGCGTGGTCGAGATGCTTGGTGGCGAGATCCAGAATTCTGGCACCTCGTCAAGTTCTTCATTCCCATGATCACCCTTTTTTCACTCGCTGTCTTCAACAAAGATGTGCTGCAATATACTTGGG GGCAACAGCTCACAGATGATCCGATGATTCTGGATTACTGCCTCCAAGGGATCACGACGCGCACAGTGCCGTGGATCATGCTCGGGTTCCTCACTTGCCTCCAAACGACGTACAACGGGACGGTTTTCCGCGGCATGAATCGTAGTGTCGGTATTATTGCAGGATCGGGAGCCGCGTGGGTTGTGATGTACGTCTGCGGCGACAGCGTGGCGAAAATTGTTTGCTTCAGCGTTGCCatgctcttcgtcgtcgtctttaCCACAACTGACACACAGAATCCAAACTACGGCTTCCACTCTGTTTGGGGCTACGCAGGCATGGTCTTCACGTACACGCACGCTCTTATTGTTGGACTTTCCTTCGAGTCCCTCGGAGGTCTCACGG GATCTCGAGATTACCTCGTTGTGACCAGAATATTCTCCAATCTCATCGGCATATTGCTGGCTATCGTTGTAGCTCATCTGCCACCAGTCTGCAGTGGAAATAACTCTGCGGCGGAGCGGTACGGCGATTCTCTGAAGTGCTGCGCGAAGGCCATAGAGAAGACAGTCCAATATTTCTTGGAGGCATCTGAACCCGTCAACGACCCGGTGCTGCAAAAAGTGTCGAACTTCCAATTCAATACACAAGTCCCTCGCCCTGCTACCAACTCTCCAGAATCCTTCGCCACAACAGACACTTTGCACCAAGCCTCGCGCCTCGATGCATTTTCCCCTGCAGTCGCTCACGCAGACGCTGCGGGCGCGGTGACCGTTGCTGCTGCGGCCCAGAACGCCGTGCATGGGACTGTTCCGGTGGAGATAAATGAGTCTTCCGCATTAACCTCGGCTGCTGCTGACAAAGCAGGAAGCCAGGCAAAGGCGGCTAGCCCGTGCGGAAATAGCAAAGGCACAGATGGCGTTCCACTGTGCGGGGGCTTTGAGGGCGGCGCAAACGGTGCCACAATGCCGAGTGTGAGAGA CATGGCAGAAGACTCTCTGCAGGAGGCTCTGAGGCTTGTTCGAGGACCGGCGGCAGACTACCTCGAAGCAGGACAACGCTTTTACAAGGAGGGCTGCAGCAAGCTAGTGTACTTTCCGTGGCATACGAATCCCGTGCTTGAGGAAGTTTATCTGGCTGTGGGGAGTATGAGGAACCGTGTCGAAGACATGTGCGAATTGCTCAAGGACTTCATGACCGAAGGCTATGGCCTGGACGATCGAATGTTCGCGTTCTCTGAACCGGCGGTCAttgacaaggaagaagagaacttgTCGGGAAAACAGGCGCGTCCTGGCAGTTCTCTAGGGGATGTCGCAGAAGCTCCAACTCAACAGTGCAAAGAAAGTCCAGAAGCAGGGGGTGAACGTGCCAGCGGAGCCGAAGCCGGTGAGAGAGCTGCAGACGGTACTGCGTCACCACCGGAGATTGTCGTTCACGCCGCTGCCAGCTCGAAGATAGAGCGAGGCTTTGGAGACAAGCGGAAAGGCAGTCTGTATGTGCTCAAAGAAGGCAATGCAACGGCAATCACCGAGCTCTTCAAAACACATTCAG GCGCCCAGCTTCGACGTGAAATGGCAGTTGCTGTGCGGGCGTTGACCGAATTGACGGATGCGGTGACGATGGAGTTGAGGCTTCTTGTCCCAACAACTGTCGATAGGT